A stretch of the Macaca mulatta isolate MMU2019108-1 chromosome 16, T2T-MMU8v2.0, whole genome shotgun sequence genome encodes the following:
- the WBP2 gene encoding WW domain-binding protein 2 isoform X1, producing the protein MFQNCSGSSILMSYDHVELTFNDMKNVPEAFKGTKKGTVYLTPYRVIFLSKGKDAMQSFMMPFYLMKDCEIKQPVFGANYIKGTVKAEAGGGWEGSASYKLTFTAGGAIEFGQRMLQVASQASRGEAPNGAYGYSYMPSGAYVYPPPVANGMYPCPPGYPYPPPPPEFYPGPPMMDGAMGYVQPPPPPYPGPMEPPVSGPDVPSTPAAEAKAAEAAASAYYNPGNPHNVYMPTSQPPPPPYYPPEDKKTQ; encoded by the exons CATCCTAATGTCCTATGATCATGTGGAACTCACATTCAATGACATGAAGAACGTGCCAGAAGCCTTCAAAGGGACCAAGAAAGGCACCGTCTACCTTACCCCTTACCGG GTCATCTTTCTGTCCAAGGGCAAGGATGCCATGCAGTCCTTCATGATGCCGTTTTATCTCATGAAAGACTGTGAGATCAAGCAGCCCGTATTTGGTGCaaactacatcaagggaacagtGAAGGCGGAAGCGGGAG GTGGCTGGGAAGGTTCTGCTTCCTACAAGTTGACTTTCACGGCAGGGGGCGCCATTGAGTTTGGACAGCGGATGCTCCAGGTGGCATCTCAAG CCTCCAGAGGTGAAGCCCCCAATGGAGCCTATGGCTACTCTTACATGCCCAGCGGGGCCTATGTCTATCCCCCGCCAGTCGCCAATGGAATGTACCCCTGCCCTCCTGGCTACCCCTATCCACCGCCCCCGCCTG AGTTCTATCCAGGACCCCCCATGATGGACGGGGCCATGGGATACGTGCAGCCCCCACCACCGCCCTATCCTGGGCCCATGGAACCTCCGGTCAGCGGCCCCGATGTCCCCTCCACTCCTGCAG CCGAAGCCAAGGCCGCAGAAGCAGCCGCCAGCGCCTACTACAACCCAGGCAACCCTCACAACGTCTACATGCCCACG AGCCAGCCGCCACCACCTCCCTACTACCCACCGGAAGATAAGAAGACCCAGTAg
- the WBP2 gene encoding WW domain-binding protein 2 isoform X2: MALNKNHSEGGGVIVNNTESILMSYDHVELTFNDMKNVPEAFKGTKKGTVYLTPYRVIFLSKGKDAMQSFMMPFYLMKDCEIKQPVFGANYIKGTVKAEAGASRGEAPNGAYGYSYMPSGAYVYPPPVANGMYPCPPGYPYPPPPPEFYPGPPMMDGAMGYVQPPPPPYPGPMEPPVSGPDVPSTPAAEAKAAEAAASAYYNPGNPHNVYMPTSQPPPPPYYPPEDKKTQ, translated from the exons CATCCTAATGTCCTATGATCATGTGGAACTCACATTCAATGACATGAAGAACGTGCCAGAAGCCTTCAAAGGGACCAAGAAAGGCACCGTCTACCTTACCCCTTACCGG GTCATCTTTCTGTCCAAGGGCAAGGATGCCATGCAGTCCTTCATGATGCCGTTTTATCTCATGAAAGACTGTGAGATCAAGCAGCCCGTATTTGGTGCaaactacatcaagggaacagtGAAGGCGGAAGCGGGAG CCTCCAGAGGTGAAGCCCCCAATGGAGCCTATGGCTACTCTTACATGCCCAGCGGGGCCTATGTCTATCCCCCGCCAGTCGCCAATGGAATGTACCCCTGCCCTCCTGGCTACCCCTATCCACCGCCCCCGCCTG AGTTCTATCCAGGACCCCCCATGATGGACGGGGCCATGGGATACGTGCAGCCCCCACCACCGCCCTATCCTGGGCCCATGGAACCTCCGGTCAGCGGCCCCGATGTCCCCTCCACTCCTGCAG CCGAAGCCAAGGCCGCAGAAGCAGCCGCCAGCGCCTACTACAACCCAGGCAACCCTCACAACGTCTACATGCCCACG AGCCAGCCGCCACCACCTCCCTACTACCCACCGGAAGATAAGAAGACCCAGTAg
- the WBP2 gene encoding WW domain-binding protein 2, with translation MALNKNHSEGGGVIVNNTESILMSYDHVELTFNDMKNVPEAFKGTKKGTVYLTPYRVIFLSKGKDAMQSFMMPFYLMKDCEIKQPVFGANYIKGTVKAEAGGGWEGSASYKLTFTAGGAIEFGQRMLQVASQASRGEAPNGAYGYSYMPSGAYVYPPPVANGMYPCPPGYPYPPPPPEFYPGPPMMDGAMGYVQPPPPPYPGPMEPPVSGPDVPSTPAAEAKAAEAAASAYYNPGNPHNVYMPTSQPPPPPYYPPEDKKTQ, from the exons CATCCTAATGTCCTATGATCATGTGGAACTCACATTCAATGACATGAAGAACGTGCCAGAAGCCTTCAAAGGGACCAAGAAAGGCACCGTCTACCTTACCCCTTACCGG GTCATCTTTCTGTCCAAGGGCAAGGATGCCATGCAGTCCTTCATGATGCCGTTTTATCTCATGAAAGACTGTGAGATCAAGCAGCCCGTATTTGGTGCaaactacatcaagggaacagtGAAGGCGGAAGCGGGAG GTGGCTGGGAAGGTTCTGCTTCCTACAAGTTGACTTTCACGGCAGGGGGCGCCATTGAGTTTGGACAGCGGATGCTCCAGGTGGCATCTCAAG CCTCCAGAGGTGAAGCCCCCAATGGAGCCTATGGCTACTCTTACATGCCCAGCGGGGCCTATGTCTATCCCCCGCCAGTCGCCAATGGAATGTACCCCTGCCCTCCTGGCTACCCCTATCCACCGCCCCCGCCTG AGTTCTATCCAGGACCCCCCATGATGGACGGGGCCATGGGATACGTGCAGCCCCCACCACCGCCCTATCCTGGGCCCATGGAACCTCCGGTCAGCGGCCCCGATGTCCCCTCCACTCCTGCAG CCGAAGCCAAGGCCGCAGAAGCAGCCGCCAGCGCCTACTACAACCCAGGCAACCCTCACAACGTCTACATGCCCACG AGCCAGCCGCCACCACCTCCCTACTACCCACCGGAAGATAAGAAGACCCAGTAg
- the WBP2 gene encoding WW domain-binding protein 2 isoform X3, which translates to MALNKNHSEGGGVIVNNTESILMSYDHVELTFNDMKNVPEAFKGTKKGTVYLTPYRVIFLSKGKDAMQSFMMPFYLMKDCEIKQPVFGANYIKGTVKAEAGGGWEGSASYKLTFTAGGAIEFGQRMLQVASQEFYPGPPMMDGAMGYVQPPPPPYPGPMEPPVSGPDVPSTPAAEAKAAEAAASAYYNPGNPHNVYMPTSQPPPPPYYPPEDKKTQ; encoded by the exons CATCCTAATGTCCTATGATCATGTGGAACTCACATTCAATGACATGAAGAACGTGCCAGAAGCCTTCAAAGGGACCAAGAAAGGCACCGTCTACCTTACCCCTTACCGG GTCATCTTTCTGTCCAAGGGCAAGGATGCCATGCAGTCCTTCATGATGCCGTTTTATCTCATGAAAGACTGTGAGATCAAGCAGCCCGTATTTGGTGCaaactacatcaagggaacagtGAAGGCGGAAGCGGGAG GTGGCTGGGAAGGTTCTGCTTCCTACAAGTTGACTTTCACGGCAGGGGGCGCCATTGAGTTTGGACAGCGGATGCTCCAGGTGGCATCTCAAG AGTTCTATCCAGGACCCCCCATGATGGACGGGGCCATGGGATACGTGCAGCCCCCACCACCGCCCTATCCTGGGCCCATGGAACCTCCGGTCAGCGGCCCCGATGTCCCCTCCACTCCTGCAG CCGAAGCCAAGGCCGCAGAAGCAGCCGCCAGCGCCTACTACAACCCAGGCAACCCTCACAACGTCTACATGCCCACG AGCCAGCCGCCACCACCTCCCTACTACCCACCGGAAGATAAGAAGACCCAGTAg